In the genome of Thermosphaera aggregans DSM 11486, one region contains:
- the leuS gene encoding leucine--tRNA ligase, with protein MITLDKKDFLEWMRSIEAKWQKKWKEAGVFEPKVEESKVKYFLTVPYPYTNGPLHIGHGRTYTIGDIIARFKRLTGYNVLFPMAFHITGTPIIAISERIANKDAKTLDMYRSYISYYIEDREKVEEILESFKDPLKLATFFAEKVQSDFEALGYSIDWRRKFHTGEPIYNAFVTWQYNRLRQLGVVAKGEHMVTYCLLHKQPEGEDDIQDADVNPVEILEYTAIKFKLEGSESSLLASTLRPETLLGATNIWVNPEAEYVIVEFNGERLIISKKAWVKLAHQHVESDIRILGELKGSELIGKTVESPLGQKLLVLPAAFVDPDNATGIVYSEPSDAPYDYVALIELKANPHLLEAYGMDARIVENINPIKIIEVPGIADHHAKAVVEKYGITSQLDDRLEEATREVYREQFYNGKLIVDHPDFKGLSVPEAREKMKKKLISDGKAMVFYELNRRAFCRGGGEIIVAKIRDQWFIDYSVPWWKDRTRNLINERLEIIPPKYKKAFQDVLEWVEKRPCARKRGLGTKLPWEPDWIIESLSDSTIYMAFYTIAHKIREYRIPPEKLIPAFFDYVFLGEGCAEEISKETGIPVELIEEMRKEFNYWYPVDHRHTGIPHISNHLTFYLFHHTAIFPEDKWPRIISLNETVIREGAKMSKSKGNVIPLRDIARNYSADLFRFYIASAASLDSVLDWKQKEIELVLDGLYRFTNIMLQARSIGGEIPSDFYGRWFASKFRRIISDSRKSMELLEVRDYVQKAFYHVMNLIEQYRDLVGENYLKAVKYISKDWLIMLNPVIPHLTEELNELLGGSGFLSTSEWPTGSRYWEDEESEILVDSLFALVEDVKKILEVLKKPATKAVIIVAPEWKREALKLYREGKGIKSIIEELKSKYNLRGRELEIVETVQTFSKNPNEDVFKTSSKREYEVLEYSVNFLERKTGLKIEVLWEDEARARGIPRSEKAQPLKPAIYVD; from the coding sequence TTGATTACTCTGGATAAGAAGGATTTTCTCGAATGGATGAGAAGTATTGAAGCTAAATGGCAGAAAAAGTGGAAGGAGGCAGGAGTTTTCGAACCCAAGGTTGAAGAGAGTAAGGTGAAGTACTTCTTAACCGTTCCTTACCCGTACACTAATGGCCCGCTCCACATAGGCCACGGGAGAACATATACGATTGGGGACATTATTGCTCGTTTCAAAAGGCTGACAGGTTACAATGTTTTATTCCCAATGGCTTTCCACATAACGGGTACGCCGATCATTGCTATATCGGAGAGGATTGCGAATAAAGATGCGAAGACTCTTGACATGTACAGGTCTTACATATCCTACTATATTGAAGACCGTGAGAAGGTAGAGGAGATTTTGGAGTCGTTTAAAGACCCGTTGAAGCTTGCTACTTTCTTCGCTGAAAAAGTCCAGTCAGACTTTGAGGCGCTCGGGTACAGCATTGACTGGCGTAGAAAGTTTCACACAGGCGAGCCGATCTACAATGCTTTTGTGACGTGGCAGTACAATAGGCTAAGACAGCTGGGAGTGGTCGCCAAGGGAGAGCACATGGTAACTTACTGCCTGCTTCATAAACAGCCTGAGGGAGAGGACGATATTCAAGACGCTGACGTAAATCCTGTTGAAATACTTGAGTATACAGCTATAAAGTTCAAGCTTGAAGGAAGCGAGTCGTCGTTGCTGGCGTCAACGCTTCGACCCGAAACACTCCTCGGCGCCACCAACATATGGGTTAACCCGGAGGCCGAGTACGTTATTGTCGAGTTTAACGGGGAGAGATTAATAATTTCTAAAAAAGCATGGGTGAAGCTAGCCCATCAGCATGTTGAATCAGACATAAGAATACTCGGGGAGTTGAAAGGCTCTGAATTAATCGGTAAAACCGTTGAAAGCCCTCTTGGTCAAAAACTCTTAGTCTTACCCGCCGCCTTTGTTGATCCCGATAACGCTACTGGCATCGTTTACTCCGAGCCTAGCGACGCTCCTTACGACTATGTTGCGTTAATCGAGTTGAAGGCAAACCCACACCTTCTGGAAGCATATGGGATGGATGCGAGAATTGTTGAGAACATAAACCCCATTAAAATAATAGAGGTTCCGGGAATAGCCGACCACCATGCTAAGGCAGTTGTCGAGAAATACGGGATTACAAGTCAGCTTGACGACAGGCTCGAAGAAGCGACGAGAGAAGTTTACAGGGAGCAGTTTTACAATGGCAAATTAATCGTTGACCACCCAGATTTCAAAGGCCTCAGCGTACCTGAAGCCAGGGAAAAGATGAAGAAAAAACTAATCTCTGATGGAAAAGCAATGGTTTTCTACGAGTTGAACAGGAGGGCGTTCTGCAGGGGAGGCGGCGAAATAATAGTAGCGAAAATAAGAGATCAATGGTTCATAGATTACAGCGTACCCTGGTGGAAGGATAGGACGAGGAATCTGATAAACGAGAGACTTGAGATAATTCCTCCCAAGTATAAGAAGGCTTTTCAAGATGTTCTGGAATGGGTGGAGAAAAGACCGTGTGCAAGGAAGAGAGGTCTTGGCACTAAACTCCCCTGGGAGCCTGACTGGATTATTGAAAGTTTGAGCGACTCCACTATCTATATGGCATTCTACACTATTGCCCACAAGATAAGGGAGTATCGCATACCGCCCGAGAAGCTGATTCCCGCATTCTTCGACTACGTCTTTCTGGGAGAGGGGTGTGCTGAGGAAATTAGCAAGGAGACAGGCATCCCAGTCGAGCTTATAGAAGAAATGAGGAAAGAATTCAACTACTGGTACCCCGTCGACCATAGGCATACGGGGATTCCTCACATAAGCAATCACTTAACCTTCTACCTGTTCCACCATACCGCAATATTCCCCGAGGACAAGTGGCCGCGCATAATTTCTCTGAACGAGACCGTGATAAGAGAAGGCGCTAAAATGTCGAAGAGTAAGGGGAACGTTATACCTTTAAGAGATATTGCGAGAAACTACTCCGCCGACTTGTTCAGATTCTACATAGCGAGCGCGGCCAGTCTGGATAGTGTTTTAGATTGGAAGCAGAAGGAGATAGAACTGGTTTTAGACGGGCTCTACAGGTTCACCAACATCATGTTGCAGGCAAGAAGTATCGGGGGAGAGATACCCAGTGACTTCTATGGGAGATGGTTTGCCAGCAAGTTTAGGAGGATAATCTCGGATTCGAGGAAATCGATGGAATTACTTGAAGTAAGGGATTACGTTCAAAAGGCCTTCTACCATGTGATGAATCTTATCGAACAATATAGGGATTTGGTTGGGGAGAATTACTTAAAGGCTGTGAAGTATATATCCAAAGACTGGTTGATAATGTTAAACCCAGTTATCCCTCACTTAACGGAGGAGCTTAACGAACTGCTCGGAGGTAGCGGATTCCTCAGTACATCCGAATGGCCAACGGGTAGCAGGTATTGGGAGGATGAAGAATCCGAGATATTGGTGGATTCTCTCTTCGCATTGGTGGAAGACGTGAAGAAAATACTAGAGGTTTTGAAGAAACCAGCGACCAAGGCAGTGATCATTGTAGCGCCCGAGTGGAAGAGAGAAGCATTGAAACTGTATCGTGAGGGAAAAGGGATAAAAAGCATCATCGAGGAGTTGAAAAGCAAGTATAACCTGAGAGGACGGGAACTAGAGATTGTTGAAACAGTTCAGACATTTAGCAAGAATCCAAACGAGGATGTATTCAAGACGTCTAGTAAAAGAGAGTATGAAGTTTTAGAATACTCGGTGAACTTTCTAGAAAGGAAAACAGGGTTAAAGATAGAAGTGTTGTGGGAAGATGAGGCAAGGGCGAGAGGGATTCCTCGTAGCGAGAAGGCCCAGCCTTTAAAGCCAGCGATTTATGTAGATTAA
- a CDS encoding ABC transporter permease yields the protein MIRLVVLRRARPLKYGRLTTIALSLAAGILLYTLILAVIGVSPLLTFSIISASFISSGVVKDFIVLTVLGYALLVAFKGSLWNIGAEGQFYMGAVPVIYLTTIVFFTTGSVSIIQSVLVIAGSIILAILFGGLWGTIAGAIKAYAGVDEVPVTLILNYVAYYLVNILILGPFQGKYVYGYKRTDLIPEAYQLSIKVQLAPTGNPVIDGVLSYVRELIIFGWWVLALAMVMIAVWWFFNKTSLGLKVKVLGSNPDYLVTAGWDVRKVTIATFAISGGIVGLMSALYLLGYLLRLEYPIESQTAGYGYLAILVAWLSLLDIALVPVSAYIISSLTNAGIAQSSAPEVKQALAQAGFAGAELSFRWIMIGSILLTYSVLRFLSDYEVRVIRE from the coding sequence ATGATTAGGCTTGTCGTTCTGAGAAGGGCCCGTCCATTAAAATATGGAAGACTCACCACAATTGCTCTGTCGCTAGCGGCAGGCATACTGCTATACACGCTAATACTGGCAGTTATAGGAGTAAGTCCACTACTAACGTTCTCAATAATCTCGGCATCATTCATATCGAGTGGGGTTGTCAAAGACTTCATCGTGTTAACCGTGCTGGGATACGCATTATTAGTTGCCTTCAAAGGGTCTCTATGGAATATTGGGGCTGAAGGCCAGTTCTACATGGGCGCTGTTCCAGTAATATATCTGACGACTATCGTGTTCTTCACTACAGGGAGTGTTTCAATTATTCAATCTGTTCTGGTAATAGCTGGGTCAATAATTCTCGCCATATTGTTCGGGGGGTTATGGGGGACTATTGCAGGAGCTATTAAAGCATATGCAGGTGTTGACGAAGTACCTGTTACCCTCATCTTAAACTATGTAGCATACTATCTGGTGAACATACTGATTCTCGGGCCCTTCCAGGGCAAGTATGTGTACGGGTATAAGAGAACAGATTTAATACCCGAGGCCTACCAGCTGAGTATAAAAGTGCAACTTGCGCCGACAGGAAACCCGGTTATCGATGGCGTGCTCTCGTATGTGAGGGAGTTGATAATTTTTGGATGGTGGGTTCTAGCTCTAGCGATGGTTATGATCGCAGTGTGGTGGTTCTTCAACAAGACCTCATTAGGCCTAAAAGTAAAGGTTTTAGGTTCAAATCCAGACTACCTCGTGACTGCTGGTTGGGACGTTAGGAAGGTGACCATTGCTACCTTTGCAATATCCGGGGGGATAGTCGGCCTTATGTCAGCTCTTTATCTTCTAGGCTACTTGTTAAGATTGGAGTATCCAATAGAGAGTCAGACAGCAGGGTATGGGTACCTCGCTATACTCGTAGCATGGCTTTCACTGCTAGACATAGCCCTGGTCCCGGTTTCTGCATACATAATATCCAGCCTCACTAATGCTGGAATAGCGCAAAGCTCGGCGCCGGAGGTTAAGCAAGCTCTCGCGCAGGCAGGGTTTGCTGGAGCAGAGCTGTCCTTCCGGTGGATAATGATCGGTTCAATCCTCCTGACCTACTCGGTGTTGAGATTTCTTTCCGACTATGAGGTGAGGGTGATCAGGGAATGA
- a CDS encoding MFS transporter, producing the protein MKKLILVFILLGLVSLFADITYEGATSVRGSYLYLIGTSAMIAGVLKIGEIINYLTRFLSGLIGDYYRSSKVLWMLVILGYGINVIAIPLLAFAKKWELVLALVVLERIGKGLRAPARDVILSEVTEGIGKGLGFGIHEFLDQVGAFTGPLIASLILLNTSGNYELVFIILGIPGLIAVGLVLTSMMLYPSLKAVSSQGRRLGFKGLGNPFYMYVAGLMLMSLGFLSWDVFSYSVKSNSVVSDESIPLFYTVAMLVDGLAAIPVGIMYDRIGFSSILVAPCALILSAYFLEPRAESLLIYAVIWGFVMGVFETNVRVAVSDLVEASRRSLAYGVFGLFYGLSLMLGGVAQGFTYMLGLQYLRALIMVSEIGSIIIVVYLIIYSRRNRVFDN; encoded by the coding sequence TTGAAAAAACTAATACTGGTTTTCATACTCCTGGGCTTGGTTTCACTTTTCGCTGACATTACCTATGAGGGGGCCACGTCTGTTAGGGGGAGTTATTTATACTTGATTGGCACCTCGGCAATGATCGCGGGGGTTCTCAAGATTGGTGAAATAATTAACTACTTGACCAGGTTTCTCAGCGGCCTTATAGGAGATTATTACAGGAGCTCGAAAGTTTTATGGATGCTGGTGATATTAGGTTACGGTATCAACGTTATAGCGATTCCTCTCCTAGCCTTTGCTAAGAAATGGGAGCTTGTTCTGGCTCTTGTTGTTCTTGAAAGAATTGGGAAAGGACTTAGGGCACCGGCCAGGGACGTAATTCTTTCAGAAGTAACCGAGGGCATTGGCAAGGGCCTAGGGTTTGGCATACACGAGTTTTTAGACCAAGTTGGAGCCTTCACAGGGCCTTTGATTGCTTCACTCATATTGTTGAATACCTCGGGCAATTACGAACTGGTTTTCATAATACTTGGTATTCCAGGGTTGATAGCCGTCGGGTTAGTGCTAACATCTATGATGCTGTACCCGTCGCTTAAAGCCGTCTCATCACAGGGACGAAGACTGGGTTTTAAAGGACTTGGCAACCCGTTCTACATGTACGTTGCCGGGTTAATGCTTATGTCCCTAGGCTTTCTCAGCTGGGATGTTTTCTCCTACAGTGTAAAGTCGAATAGTGTTGTAAGCGATGAGAGCATACCGTTGTTTTACACAGTTGCCATGCTTGTTGACGGGCTTGCAGCAATACCAGTCGGGATAATGTACGATAGAATCGGGTTTTCAAGCATATTGGTAGCTCCGTGCGCATTAATTCTTTCAGCATACTTCCTGGAACCAAGGGCTGAGTCTTTATTAATTTACGCTGTGATATGGGGTTTTGTAATGGGGGTTTTCGAAACCAATGTTCGAGTGGCTGTCTCAGACTTGGTGGAGGCTTCTCGACGCTCACTTGCATACGGTGTTTTCGGGTTGTTTTATGGATTGTCTCTAATGCTGGGAGGTGTTGCACAAGGATTTACTTACATGCTGGGCTTACAGTATTTGAGAGCGCTTATAATGGTTTCGGAGATAGGTTCCATTATTATAGTGGTATACTTGATCATTTATTCGCGGAGAAATCGAGTTTTCGATAACTAA
- a CDS encoding dihydroorotase, whose protein sequence is MRTILLKNVKIPVGGELVEGSILIEDKVIRAVSKKTFEADEVLDGNGLLAVPGGIDVHAHVYDPDNLEHEDWRSGSLAASYGGITTLIDMPLRVFVDKTETALEKIQAARRESYINYGLTGGFLNEQNYNAIEELEKIGVKTFKVFTCRPFQTSDKGLGKIFEKAAEKNVAIIAHAEDEGLLTLLESRYRVRDDIEAYHLSRSPWAEAAAVLKLGYYSLETGARLHIAHLSSKEGVDALAFLKSKNPRVTAETCPHYLFFTREDSKAYGTYLKMAPTLKTSIDREALWNALETGLVEVYASDNAPSPRSLKEKDVWSAWGGIPNLEIMGPFLFTYGVLKGRISLQTFINVFSRNPAKLLGLYPLLGEIFVGSLADIVVLNTREPRHISSKTHHHKVDWTPWEGLSLYGHPYYLMVHGELIIEKGELVGEPGTGVYVGELGKVGMNV, encoded by the coding sequence ATGCGAACGATTCTTTTAAAAAACGTTAAAATCCCCGTAGGAGGCGAGCTTGTCGAGGGCTCTATACTTATAGAAGATAAGGTTATCAGGGCGGTCTCGAAAAAGACTTTTGAAGCAGACGAAGTCTTAGATGGGAATGGATTATTAGCTGTACCCGGAGGAATAGACGTCCATGCTCATGTCTACGATCCAGACAACCTTGAACACGAAGACTGGCGTTCAGGAAGCCTCGCAGCTTCTTATGGAGGTATTACGACACTGATAGATATGCCTCTAAGAGTGTTTGTCGATAAAACCGAGACTGCTCTCGAGAAAATCCAAGCTGCTAGAAGAGAATCCTATATTAACTACGGATTGACCGGCGGATTTCTTAACGAACAAAACTATAACGCTATTGAAGAGCTTGAGAAAATCGGCGTTAAAACCTTTAAAGTATTTACGTGCAGGCCTTTCCAGACGTCTGATAAAGGGTTGGGAAAAATCTTCGAGAAGGCGGCTGAGAAAAATGTAGCGATAATAGCACATGCCGAGGATGAAGGCCTCCTAACATTACTAGAGAGCAGATACAGGGTAAGAGATGATATAGAAGCATATCATTTAAGCAGGAGTCCATGGGCCGAGGCAGCGGCAGTGTTGAAGCTTGGGTATTACTCGTTGGAAACAGGGGCTCGTTTACACATAGCACACTTATCGAGTAAGGAGGGTGTTGACGCCTTGGCCTTCCTTAAAAGCAAAAACCCTAGAGTAACGGCTGAGACGTGCCCTCACTACTTGTTTTTCACAAGAGAGGATAGCAAAGCATATGGAACTTATCTCAAAATGGCCCCCACGCTTAAGACCAGCATAGACCGTGAAGCATTGTGGAATGCTCTCGAGACGGGTTTAGTAGAAGTGTATGCTAGTGACAACGCACCCTCTCCGAGGAGTCTTAAAGAGAAAGATGTGTGGTCTGCCTGGGGAGGGATCCCTAATCTCGAGATAATGGGGCCCTTCTTGTTCACGTATGGGGTTTTAAAAGGGAGGATAAGTCTGCAAACATTCATTAATGTCTTTTCGAGAAATCCTGCCAAACTCCTAGGGCTCTATCCTCTTCTCGGGGAAATCTTCGTTGGAAGCCTCGCCGATATCGTAGTCTTAAACACTCGCGAGCCTAGGCATATATCTTCGAAAACACATCATCATAAGGTTGATTGGACACCTTGGGAGGGTTTAAGCTTGTACGGTCACCCGTACTATCTCATGGTTCATGGTGAGTTGATTATTGAGAAGGGAGAGCTTGTTGGAGAGCCTGGAACAGGCGTGTATGTCGGAGAGCTTGGGAAGGTGGGGATGAATGTCTGA
- a CDS encoding SufD family Fe-S cluster assembly protein yields MNEKLFMKSYIKTLSGKGIVLEDVKTAFNNKEYAEKIINILEKNGLKKDVFQQQGLTGLYVKVPAGLRLETPLYYCFILESPGFYQKILNIIDIEDNAQVTLAKGCAAIVEEGVHSALTLIDIGSNSDVTSIMVHNWRSKVKVGAKTSVSLGEGSVFREYYVKLTPVDAITLTSEVNAYGKARVEIYSSTIGHRNSRVLHNTRVRLKGSGSSAIVNVKSVAHDQSFIKHDITLEAWSGETKGHVECTGLLLGNAVFETIPSLKSVSMDSELTHEASLGKIKSDEVFYLMTRGLSEEEATRLIVVGFLSQVYEKLPKHLKEYLLSITRMFVSRTL; encoded by the coding sequence GTGAACGAAAAGCTATTCATGAAGTCGTATATTAAGACGCTCTCAGGCAAGGGTATAGTATTAGAAGATGTGAAAACAGCGTTTAATAATAAGGAATACGCGGAAAAGATTATCAACATTCTAGAGAAGAATGGATTGAAAAAAGACGTGTTTCAGCAACAAGGATTAACAGGGCTTTACGTTAAGGTTCCGGCAGGGCTAAGATTGGAGACCCCGCTCTATTACTGTTTTATACTAGAATCTCCAGGATTCTACCAGAAAATCTTGAATATTATTGATATAGAGGACAATGCCCAGGTCACATTGGCAAAGGGATGTGCTGCAATAGTCGAGGAAGGAGTACATTCAGCCTTAACCCTCATAGATATCGGAAGCAATTCCGACGTGACAAGCATAATGGTTCATAACTGGAGGTCTAAAGTGAAAGTAGGAGCTAAAACTAGTGTAAGCCTTGGCGAGGGTTCAGTGTTCAGAGAGTATTATGTGAAACTCACACCCGTAGATGCGATAACGTTGACTAGCGAGGTTAACGCTTATGGGAAAGCAAGGGTTGAGATTTATTCTTCAACCATAGGACATAGAAACTCCCGGGTGCTTCACAATACTCGCGTAAGGTTAAAGGGAAGCGGGTCCTCCGCGATCGTTAACGTGAAAAGTGTTGCGCACGATCAATCATTCATTAAGCATGACATCACGCTGGAGGCCTGGTCTGGAGAGACTAAAGGCCATGTAGAGTGTACTGGTTTACTATTAGGCAACGCGGTGTTTGAAACAATTCCTTCGCTCAAATCGGTTTCAATGGATTCCGAGTTAACCCATGAGGCAAGCCTTGGTAAGATAAAGAGCGACGAGGTCTTCTACTTGATGACCAGGGGTTTAAGCGAAGAGGAGGCGACGAGGCTCATAGTTGTTGGATTTCTATCGCAGGTGTATGAAAAACTCCCTAAACATCTCAAGGAGTATTTACTATCGATAACAAGAATGTTTGTTTCAAGGACTCTTTAA
- the lysS gene encoding lysine--tRNA ligase encodes MKGFRHWIDELADQVYEDLLKRGKEVYVFNGGLSVSGLQHVGRLRGEIIITETLRKILSARGLRIKQYLTLYTQDAWKGKQAQLNAFPNPDEAKKFKGWPLIKVPDPLGCHANWVEHYWSDFGPFIKDFTDGNIEVVTTTEMYRKILVPFIKETIARRMDVRRVVNKYRGRKPYDESWIPVEPVCGNCGRIDTTETVKINDDDTVEYVCEHCGFRGRTSITDGKLMWRIEWVAVWWGLGVDFEPYGKDHAMPGGSRDSCVDLAINVYGLKPPFGLPYEWVALRRPDGSEVDMGSSDFLGFTPKDWVEVAHPHIYRFIVLKTPPMKKYSVSLYEIPQYYSQYYKAERIYYGLEKARDAEEEVVLKRSYELSYPKEPPPSQPPEQVPYTHLAIISQILPRDKWRVEAVKRLQISGHLPPNPTDFGIRRVMETLEKASVWVRKYGPENLVFNLSSPPTPSQIGDIPEKYITVFKKLLKNLEELEDWSEESIRNAMVDSTKDLPSHEVNEYYKFFYKLFIGKESGPRAAPFISLLGRETVLAYLQVFKH; translated from the coding sequence ATGAAAGGTTTTAGACACTGGATAGATGAGCTCGCCGACCAAGTATACGAGGACTTATTGAAAAGAGGAAAGGAAGTCTACGTGTTCAATGGGGGATTATCAGTATCTGGTCTGCAACATGTGGGAAGACTTAGGGGAGAGATAATCATAACGGAGACCCTCAGGAAAATCTTGTCCGCAAGAGGCTTGAGGATAAAACAATATCTCACCCTATACACTCAGGACGCGTGGAAAGGTAAGCAAGCACAGCTTAACGCTTTCCCCAATCCGGATGAAGCGAAGAAGTTTAAAGGATGGCCCTTGATAAAAGTACCAGATCCCTTGGGCTGTCACGCAAACTGGGTTGAACACTACTGGAGCGACTTCGGCCCTTTTATCAAGGATTTCACAGATGGTAACATCGAAGTCGTAACTACTACGGAAATGTACCGGAAGATACTTGTACCTTTCATAAAGGAGACTATTGCTAGAAGGATGGATGTCAGGAGGGTTGTCAATAAGTATAGGGGGCGAAAACCATATGATGAGTCCTGGATACCTGTGGAACCGGTCTGCGGGAATTGTGGAAGAATCGATACAACCGAGACGGTTAAGATAAACGACGATGACACCGTGGAATACGTATGCGAGCATTGCGGGTTTAGAGGGAGAACAAGCATTACCGATGGAAAGTTGATGTGGAGAATAGAATGGGTGGCTGTCTGGTGGGGGCTTGGAGTTGACTTTGAACCATATGGGAAAGACCACGCTATGCCCGGAGGTAGTAGAGACAGTTGCGTCGACCTCGCGATTAATGTTTACGGGTTGAAGCCGCCTTTCGGGCTACCCTACGAATGGGTTGCTCTACGCCGCCCTGATGGAAGCGAGGTTGACATGGGGAGTAGCGACTTCCTTGGTTTCACGCCGAAAGACTGGGTAGAAGTAGCTCATCCACATATCTACAGGTTCATAGTTTTGAAAACTCCCCCGATGAAGAAATACAGTGTAAGCCTGTACGAAATACCTCAATACTATTCTCAATACTACAAGGCTGAAAGAATATACTATGGGTTGGAGAAAGCCAGGGATGCTGAGGAGGAAGTAGTGTTGAAAAGGAGCTACGAATTAAGCTATCCTAAGGAGCCTCCCCCGAGCCAGCCGCCTGAGCAGGTTCCCTACACGCACTTAGCAATAATTTCCCAGATTCTTCCAAGGGATAAGTGGCGCGTTGAGGCTGTGAAAAGATTGCAGATAAGTGGACATCTACCTCCCAATCCCACAGACTTCGGGATTAGAAGAGTAATGGAGACTCTTGAGAAGGCTAGTGTCTGGGTTAGGAAGTACGGTCCGGAAAACCTGGTTTTCAACCTGTCCAGTCCCCCAACCCCGTCTCAAATCGGAGACATTCCTGAAAAATACATTACAGTATTCAAAAAATTGTTGAAAAATCTTGAAGAATTGGAGGATTGGAGTGAGGAGAGTATTAGGAACGCTATGGTTGATTCAACGAAGGATCTCCCGTCTCACGAGGTTAACGAATATTACAAATTCTTCTACAAGCTATTCATAGGGAAGGAGAGCGGTCCTAGAGCGGCCCCGTTCATATCCCTTCTAGGCAGGGAAACAGTGCTAGCCTATCTCCAAGTTTTCAAACACTAG
- a CDS encoding MarC family protein gives MSDLLIIFISYFTQLLAIMNPFSAIPTFISLTESMSHKERVGIVRKAYLAGLIILIAFTLVGKYILEAFDVSIPGLRVGGGIILLTIALDMLGEMPRTKQVNPGDIAVVPIATPLIIGPGTITTVLLLTSSDPSPFNIGMVFISGIVACTATFAILMVSDKLVAYLKVSTVRAIGRFMAIIIAGVAVEMIAYGVYQYYRQFFMQ, from the coding sequence ATGTCTGATCTACTGATAATATTCATCTCTTATTTCACCCAGCTCCTAGCAATAATGAATCCTTTCTCAGCGATCCCGACTTTCATATCGTTAACAGAAAGTATGTCTCATAAAGAAAGGGTCGGCATTGTAAGGAAAGCCTATCTAGCCGGGTTGATCATTCTGATAGCGTTCACTCTTGTTGGCAAATACATTCTCGAAGCCTTCGACGTATCAATACCAGGCTTGAGAGTGGGAGGAGGCATCATACTGTTAACCATAGCTCTCGACATGCTTGGAGAAATGCCGAGAACCAAGCAGGTAAACCCGGGCGATATCGCGGTTGTCCCCATAGCAACTCCTCTAATCATAGGTCCGGGCACTATAACGACAGTGTTGCTTCTTACCTCGAGCGATCCGTCACCCTTCAATATCGGGATGGTCTTTATTTCAGGGATTGTTGCATGCACAGCGACTTTCGCCATACTCATGGTTAGCGACAAGTTGGTTGCTTATTTGAAGGTCTCGACGGTTAGAGCAATAGGCAGGTTTATGGCGATTATCATAGCAGGTGTAGCGGTTGAAATGATAGCTTATGGTGTGTACCAGTATTATAGACAGTTTTTCATGCAGTAG
- a CDS encoding ABC transporter permease subunit, which translates to MNGLENVLGVVGDIAAAFITFYLVALGHSVFEKAGLLDLAIDGIFFMSTGAAVLGAVVFGTPIAGSLTAALVASLFGLVMAYLLTALPISHGAVGLSLQFLGYGLGIVLGYPVRQQVGALYAFCYSDEALFEMVGLALLLGVLTYYLIEKTKLGAAIRASGENPHAASALGVNVLATRLVAAAIGFAIIGFGASFFPLLWQKYWDLKVYTLGYGWLAFTIALAAGRHPIFLIPMAFLFGGLVEYSVTIQSLLKLPADVAKLIPFIGALGAMLAYSFTRLGRIFASPQSLGKIYYKEEKTV; encoded by the coding sequence ATGAACGGGCTCGAGAACGTTCTGGGAGTAGTGGGGGATATTGCCGCAGCATTCATAACATTTTATCTCGTAGCACTGGGTCACAGCGTATTTGAAAAAGCGGGATTATTAGACCTGGCTATAGATGGCATCTTCTTCATGTCAACAGGCGCTGCCGTGCTCGGGGCCGTGGTGTTTGGAACTCCAATAGCAGGTAGCTTGACTGCTGCACTAGTGGCCTCCTTATTCGGGCTAGTAATGGCTTATCTGCTGACAGCTCTGCCTATCAGTCACGGGGCCGTAGGGCTTTCCCTACAATTCCTGGGCTATGGGTTAGGTATAGTGTTAGGATATCCAGTTAGACAACAAGTTGGCGCGCTCTACGCCTTCTGCTATTCCGACGAAGCATTATTTGAAATGGTAGGTTTGGCATTGCTACTAGGCGTTCTAACATACTATTTAATCGAGAAAACAAAACTGGGAGCTGCAATTAGAGCATCAGGCGAGAATCCCCACGCAGCATCAGCCTTGGGTGTCAACGTTCTTGCGACTCGATTAGTCGCAGCCGCGATCGGCTTCGCTATAATAGGGTTTGGAGCCTCATTCTTCCCACTTCTTTGGCAGAAGTACTGGGATCTCAAAGTCTACACGCTTGGTTACGGATGGCTCGCGTTCACAATAGCGTTGGCCGCTGGTAGACATCCAATATTCTTGATACCGATGGCATTTCTATTCGGAGGTCTTGTAGAATATAGTGTTACAATACAATCCTTGCTGAAACTACCGGCTGATGTAGCCAAGTTAATACCTTTCATTGGCGCCCTTGGAGCAATGCTGGCCTATAGTTTCACTAGGCTGGGAAGAATATTTGCCTCACCGCAGAGTCTTGGCAAGATATACTATAAGGAAGAAAAAACCGTGTAA